One genomic segment of Spirochaeta cellobiosiphila DSM 17781 includes these proteins:
- a CDS encoding MarR family winged helix-turn-helix transcriptional regulator: MSDYPQLKLENQICFPLYAAHRLTTQKYQPLLSALDITYTQYLILMVLWERDDQTVSSIGKTLYLSSNTLTPLLKRLEAKGILTRRRSENDERQVLISLTEEGQALKEKAKDIPLQLVESFGDKFSAEKAIELKMALEELIASMTL, encoded by the coding sequence ATGAGCGACTATCCCCAGCTAAAGTTGGAAAATCAAATATGTTTTCCCCTTTATGCAGCCCATAGATTGACAACACAAAAATACCAGCCCTTATTAAGTGCCCTGGATATAACCTATACACAGTACTTAATACTAATGGTACTATGGGAAAGAGATGATCAAACAGTATCCTCTATAGGAAAGACTCTATATCTTTCCTCTAATACATTGACACCTCTTTTAAAACGTCTAGAGGCTAAGGGAATCCTGACACGAAGACGATCAGAAAATGATGAGCGACAAGTTTTGATTAGTCTAACAGAAGAAGGACAGGCCCTAAAAGAAAAGGCAAAAGATATTCCGCTCCAACTTGTTGAAAGCTTTGGGGATAAATTCTCAGCCGAAAAGGCAATAGAATTAAAGATGGCCTTAGAAGAATTAATTGCGTCTATGACTTTATGA
- a CDS encoding glutathione peroxidase: protein MSNNFYDLEAKANTGKDVKFDAYKGKTVLVVNTASKCGFTPQYDGLQKLYDKYKDQGLEILGFPCDQFGNQEPGNDSEIQEFCKVNFGVNFPLFKKTDVNGPEAHPVFQYLKKSLPGVFGSKVKWNFTKFLVDSKGNPVKRFAPTVKPEKMEKQIEKLLKEA from the coding sequence ATGTCAAATAATTTTTATGACCTGGAAGCGAAGGCAAATACAGGAAAAGACGTAAAATTTGATGCCTATAAGGGCAAAACTGTTCTAGTCGTGAATACTGCGAGTAAATGTGGCTTTACACCTCAATATGATGGTCTGCAAAAGCTATACGACAAGTATAAGGATCAAGGACTGGAGATTTTAGGATTTCCCTGTGATCAATTCGGCAACCAGGAACCTGGAAATGACAGTGAAATTCAAGAATTTTGTAAGGTCAACTTTGGTGTCAACTTCCCCCTCTTTAAAAAGACAGATGTTAACGGCCCCGAAGCCCATCCTGTATTCCAGTACTTGAAAAAATCTTTGCCCGGAGTATTTGGCAGCAAAGTGAAGTGGAATTTTACAAAATTTTTGGTAGACTCTAAGGGCAATCCAGTTAAAAGATTTGCACCAACTGTAAAACCAGAAAAGATGGAAAAACAGATTGAGAAACTCTTAAAGGAAGCCTAA